Genomic segment of Terriglobales bacterium:
CATGCAGTACAAGAATAATAGGGATGGACTAAGCCGCGTGGGGCAGGAACTCGGCGTAGATTACGTGCTCGAAGGAAGTGTGCGCCGCGAATCGGGGAAGGTTCGAATCACGGCACAATTGATCCTCATGAAGGATCAAACGCACATCTGGGCCCGGCAGTATGACAGAGCACTAACGAACATCCTTGAACTCGAAAATGAGCTTGCGAACGAGGTAGCGCAGGAGATTACGCTGACCTTGATAAAGAAAAGAGACGCCAATTCGCGAGCGCCAAGGACTATGAGTCCGAGAGAGTATGCGGCATACGACGCGTACCTCCGCGGCCGATACTTCTGGAACAGGAGAACGGTCGAAGGATTTCAGCAGGCCATCCAGGCTTTTGAGGAGGCCGTCGAAAAGGATCCCGATTACGCACTTGCTTACGTCGGCCTCGCGGATACTTACGCACTGCTCAGCGCATTCGATATCGCTCCGAAGAGTGAAAGTATGCCGAAGGCTCGTGAGGCAGCGGCCAAAGCGCTTGCACTCGACGACAAGCTTGCGGAAGCCCATGCTTCGATGGCACTGATAGTCCAGAACTACGATTGGGATTGGCCGAAGGCCGAAGCAGAATATAAGAGAGCGATTGAGCTCGATCCAAACTACGCTACGGCACATCACTGGTACGCCGAGTTCTTGACGCTCCAGAGTAGGTTCTCCGAGGCCCTGGATGAGATTGAACGCGCTCGGCTGTTGGATCCCCGTTCTCTTATCATCTCTTCAGACCGAGGCGCCATTCTTTATAGCGCTCGTCGGTACCGTGAGGCTATCCAGCAATTCCGCGAAGTCCTTCAAATGGAGCCTAATTTTCGGAGAGCTCGCATCATCGTGTTTGCCTATGCGGCAGAGGGCTTGACACAGGATGCCTTGCGAGAAGCGGCCGAATCACAAAAGGTTGAAGACGGGCCCTTCACCTGGGCGTTGCAGGCATACGCACATGGACGAGCAGGTCAAAAGAGCGAAGCAAAGCGTTTCCTGCACAAACTGGAAGAAGAAAGATCCAGGCGATACGTCAACAGCTCCAGGCTCATAACTGCCAATTTAGGTGTCGGGGATTACGAGCAGGCGCTGAAATGGTGTGAACAGGGCCTTTCGGAACGAGCGACGGTCATACCTTGGCTCAGAGTAGATCCCCTCTACGACCCACTTCGATCAGACCCAAGATTCCACGCTCTGCTCGCGAAGGCCGGGCTGGAGTAAGTCTGTCTGTGCCACCGATCCTTTCGCATCCATCGTGCTAACTGCGCGGATGTAACTGGATGCTGAGCAGCCTCTCGTTCATTGTTAAACTTGGTGTATGAGCGTACATCGTTTTCTCTCATTTGTTTTCATACTTTTGATAGCTTCTGCCATTCCCATTACGGCAGAGACATGCCAGCCTGAATTTCCGTTCAAGAATGGGTGGCTGGGCAGCGACGCAGCATATTCCATTCCGCTTAATGACGGTAGATCGGTCTGGATCTTCGGAGACACCCTGTATGGAGACAAACGCATTGTCGTAGAGAACGAGCCGCGAATGGTCAGAAATGCGATAGGAATCTCGACCTGCAAGGGTGGCAAGTGGGATATCGAATACGTGATGCGGAAGAATTCATCTGGGCAACTGATCGACTTTTTCCAAGCCAAAAGTCCGTACTGGTATTGGGCGCTGGATGGTTTTGTAAAGGGCGAGCAACTCTGGGTGACATTGTTATGTCTTCGCAGTGTGCCGAACTCCGGTTCTTTCACCCTGGGCTTCGCCACCTGCGGAACGGACCTAGCGCGCGTAACCGGTCTCGAGCAAGACCCTCAAAAGTGGGAAGTGAAGATTTACCCGCTAGTCAGCGACGGTGTTCATGCGTATCCGTCGGCGACCGCCGTGGTTGACGGCGACTTTGTGTACATCTTCGCTCTTTACGAGAAGGGCTCGCGGCCCATGGTTCTGAGCCGGATTCCGCTCAGCGGCTTGGATAAGGATCCTAAGGCCAGCATGCAATATCTCGCTAAGGATGGAACTTGGAGGGCAGGATTCGAACCGGCCAAGGCGAGGCACGTGATGGACAAAGGCAATACGGAGATGACGGTGCGGTATCACCAAGGAAGGAAGCAGTGGTTGGCCGTGATGAACGATCCTCAGCTTGAAACTGGCAATATCCTCCTGCGAACTGCGCCCAAGTTGACCGGCCCGTGGAGTGATGGACAGGTGATCTATACGATTCCGGAAATGCAGAAATCACATCCAAGCTGGGACAAGGACAATTTCTGCTATGCAGGGAAGGAACATCCCGAATTACGCGAAGGCAATACCATCCTGATTACGTATGCCTGCAACACACGAGCGGTGAAGAAACTCGAAACCATGCCGCACATCTATTTCCCGAAAGTCGTCCGCCTCGAATTACCGAAATAAGCAAATGTTGGAGCCGATCAGGCCTTTGTGCGAACAAAGGCCTTGATCGTGCCGCATTCTTTGCCGACGGACGGACCGTGCGGTTTTATTGTGTATTCCCCGACTGATGCAGGGATGATAAAGGTTTCGGCGTAGTGCACAACGAACGGCTCGAACGTGCCAGTAGAGCTTTCGACAACGGCCTCAGCACCTTCCACCAAATTCAGAACGTTTACGCCGCCGCCGGTATGGTGTGGCGCAGAAGCCGTGAACCAGTGGCGCCGGGTTTCGATGAACTCGCGCTCGTGAAGTCCGGTGCGTTCTTCGCGCCAGCCGCTGCCCTCCGCAATTGGCGAAATGCGATTCACCAGGTTACGGCTAACCCAGTCTGTGGTGCGATCCCACTGGATGTTCGCCGCTCCGTGTTTCAGGTGAATCGGTCGCGGACGGCCGTCGAGACCAAGCCGACCCCAATCCCACAACTTAAAAGTGAAAATGTATGGTGTTGCACTAATCTCGAGCACCATACTGTTCGTAGCGGAACAATGAACAGTACCGGCGGGAATCAAGAAGTGATCGTGTTTCTTCGCGGGAAACTTATTGATGAACTTATCGGCGTCGAACGGCGCGCCGCCTTCCTGCGCAGCTTCGAGTTCGGCAATCATCTGGACCGAATCGATTTGCTCCCTCAACCCCAGGTACACGCATCCGTCGGAGCCAGCATCGAGCAGGTAATAGCTTTCATCCTGCGTATAATTCATCCCGAACTTGTCCTGGATGTACTCGGTCAGCGGGTGAACCTGAAGGGAAAGATTTCCGCCCCCCATGGTATCCAGGAAATCGAAGCGAATTGGGAATTCTGTTCCGAAACGCGCGTGAACAGGGTCACCCAGAAGTTCCCGTGGATGTGAAAAGACAACATTGATGGACGGGACCTCGACACGATGATCGCCAAACCCGAGCAGAAGCGAGTTTTCCTCCGGCACGCAATCGAAACACCAGGCGTGATTCGGCTTATCTTTGGGAAGTCCGCAGACTTCTTCCATCCAATGACCACCCCACGGACCGGGGTCAAAATACGGAACGACTCGGAATGGGCGGTGCGCAGTTCGCCGCAGTCCGTCGCGATGAGCCTCGCCGCTAATCAGCTTAGGCGCATTGGGATCATTGGTATCGAGCAGGTAATTGTGCGCGGGCAGCAGTTTCTTCTTCAATCGGTCCGCAGCACGCCAATCGACGAAGAAGGTGCGCTTGTATTGAAGCGACGGACGGTCTTTGCGATTCTTGGCTGCCAGTCCATCGATCAAGTGATGGCGTTGGCGGCGCTGAATCTCCCACCGCGCCATATCGGTATAGATTAGTACGTCGTACTCCGCAGCGACGAGAGCCGCTGCCGTACCGATCACAACAATCACACCAGACTTCTGGTTCTCGATCGCACAACGCGCTTCCCGGACCTTGGCACCGTCGAGGAAGTCTTCCAGAGAGAGGCCGTTCATGCGTCCGAAGACAGGATCGTCTCCCAGGTAGTGATCAACAATGGGCGCCATCTCTTCGGGTGTGCGATATGCCTGTTCGGCCCGAATCAGGAGACTGGGCTGTAACACGCGCGTGAGTGCAGTGGCAATCTCATCGACGAATGCACCGGGATAGCATTCGACGCAAACGACCACGCGCGGATGCCACAGTTCGGGGCGGAGCCTTTCGGCAATTGCGGTCCACCCAACAGAGCAATCTGATGAACGAGAGCTAACCTGAACGTAAGGGAACTTGTCGTACATCAGGCGACTCCGACGGCATGACCTTCGCTGAGCAGAGGTATTGCTCCGAGAAGACCGGCATTGTTGCCCAATTGAGCCGCGTGGACCTGAACTTTGCCCCAAGGAGTCCATGCGTGTTCGTTTACATACGCCTGGATGGCAGGCAGAATTACATCCGCACTTCGCATAACACCACCACCGTAGACGACCACTTCAGGATCGAATGCATGAATGGCGGCAACGGTATTGGCAGACCAAACACGTATGCAGCGATCCCGGACGGCAAGAGCAACGGAGTCGCCGGCTTTCGCCAGGCGGAACACACATTCGAAGTTGAGGCTCGGCTCCTTCGAGAGTTGGCTCGATTCGAAGCCGGGAGTTTCACGGCAGACAAAGGGCAACGACCATCCGGCAGCCTCGGCTTCTGCGCAACCGATAGCACCACAAGTGCATTTGCGTCCGTTGAACAGAGCAGGGAAGTGGCCGCCTAAACATCCGGCCTGGTGGTGCTTTCCGCGCAGAAGGCGACCCTCAATCATGGCCGCTCCGCCGATGCCGGTTCCGAGGGTGAACATAACGACGTTGTCAAAACCTTGTGCGCCGCCTGCATACCATTCGCCGAGCAGGGCCATGCGGGCATCATTTTCGATGCGAAAGTTCAAACCGAACTCACGCTGGGACCACGCGCAGAAGTCGATGGCCGTGGCGTCATCGTATTTCTGGTTCGTCGAAGTGACACGAGTTTCTTTTGTGTTAACCATGCCGCAGAAACTGAGAGCAACACCGGCGAACTGCGAAAGCGGCATATCGGTCTGCTTGGCGAGTTTGCGTAGCGTATCGGCAAATTGCGGCAGTACGGAACCCAGGCCGCGGCCAGAATCGCTGTCTACTACTTCGGACGCGACGATCTGCTTATCCTGGATGACGGCACACGTCGCGTGCGTGCCGCCGAGATCAATGCTAAGAGCCTTCATGAATACTCCTGAACCTATTTTCCACTAAACCATGCGGCTCGCCTTGGCGAGCACGAACACCGCAAGCACAAGAACCGCAACACCCGCGATCTGGATACGAAGGGGCGTTTTCCCCGTTCCTTTCCACTCGCCAGTGAGAATTCCCAGAAGGCTCGCGGTGATCACAATCAAGGACATGAACAAAGGCCAACCCAGTACTGCACCGAGTTCACCCAGCTTGCCCGTCGAGATGCCATACAAAAGGGTGCTGCCAAACCAGAATGCAGCCATGATAAATGCGAGACCCCAGTACGAGCCGGTTCCTTGTTCGCTGAACCGTTTCCCGGTGTTGTTCTTTCGCATCAGGTAAACACAATAAAAAATATTGGGGATTGAGCCAGCCATCATGAGCGGTAGCCAGATAGCATTAATCGCCCACACCGGCTTGGTGCCGGAATTGGCAGCGGCATCGATGATGGGGCCACCGAATGCCACGCCGAAGTTCATGAAGGATGCGCAGATGCCGCTGGTGATCGCGATGGCTAGTCCTCTTGCAAAAGACGGTTTCCCGGCCGTGGCAGCATCCTTGGCTTGGGCATGTTCGCGACGTCGTCCCGCAACGGCACAAATCGCGACACCAACAACCACGAGCACCACTCCGGTGATGATCGTGAATCCAGCGGAGCTTAGAAGTTTCTCGGGATGAAGTCGAATAAACGGAATGAGGCTGCCAAGAGCTGCCGACAAACCAAGAACGATTGAGAACGACAATGCGATGCCGATTGCATCAATGGCAAGACCGAACAGAACCTGAGCGATACCCCATCCGGCGCCAAAAGCGGCGACAGTAGCGACAATTCCGTAGCCGACCTTTCCGTAAACTCCGCCTACATCGGAAACCGTACTGAAAGCGATAATTGGCGGCAGAAGTATCAGCGAGTAGATGCTCCAGACGAACCAGGTATTCTCCCAAGCCCAGCGGCGGGTGAACTTCATTGGCAGGCTGAAGCTGGCATTAGTCACACCAGCAACAAGCAAAATCAGAAGACCGATTGTGCTTTCGTTCAAAAGACACCTCTGTCGCAAAGGCCGATCAGGCCAAGATTGACTGCAATTTACTACCAACTACTGCAAGACGTTGGTTTCTGCTTCCACCGCGAATCACAATTTCGTTTCGCTTTACTTGGATATCGCTGATCTTGCGCCATTCTCTTGATACCGGTGTCAGAAACATAGCGTAAACGGTAGACAAGGCCGACTTTGCAGGGACTCGAGTCAATGTGGGAGTCTGGAACAGTGGACCGTCGCTGATCGTCTGCTGATGGCCGACGGGAAAGGGTGTTGTTCCGAACTCCACGCCGCGTGCCCGCGTCACGCCATTCCATGGCGCGCCGGAGCGAGCGATATTCTCTTCCCACAGCGTTACCCAGGGGAAATCGGCTGATCGGAAGACGTATCCTGCGGCGAGTCCAAGACGCCAGTTCAAGACCGCGATTACCCCGTAGTCATTCTTGCTGTTTACTAGAACCGTGGCTACGAAACCTTTGCCATCATTCGCGAACGGCTTCCTGAGGTCAACCGATCTTCCTTTCAATGCCGGTGCATGGGGCCAATGAAACTCTGCATTGTCACGAAGGATGGCTTTGCCCTCGTATCCGAGCGCCCAAGTTTTTGCACGCGAACCGCTAACGAAGAAATCGCTCTCACCTGGGGACATCAGCGGAGGACCGAAGGTCGCATGCTCAACCCAGCCACAGAAGCGATCTACCGTGCGCTGGTTCTTGACTGTTTCCCGGAAATAAACGACAGACTCTCCCGGCAGCGATTCGATTGTGCGGACGAAGTTCAGCCCTGCATGCGGAAGTTCGACTGCTGCGTTCAACCGTTTACGCTGCTCGGGCTTCATCGTCCAGCGAGCAACGGGCGCTTCGCCGTGGAGTGTCAGTCCTTGCTGAATCTCGTCGGGTGACGGTGCACCGAAGTAATCCAAACATAAGGCGTGTCCGGTGAAGCCGCTGAGGAACTTTCCGACAAAGGGCACGCCATAGACAGCCGCATCACGTGACCGAAAACGTTCAGGATCGATGGACCTCCACGGCGCTTCCCAAAGAACGTTGCAGGTTGGATAGCCGGCTTCGGGTTGAAAGCGTACATCGGCGACATGGCCGCCCCCGGGGAGCGTCACGATGTCGAGCAGTCCGTTACTGAGCAGCCATGCATCGCGACCTCGCCAGCGGGTTTGCTGCATTGAGATGGATGGTTTCCGCACTAGAGAGTGAAACCTCCATCGATCGATAAGGCGGTCCCGGTAACGAATGCCGCTTCCGAGGAAGCGAGGTAGAGGGCAGCCTGCGCCACCTCCTCCGCGGTTCCAAGACGTCCCATTGGCTGCCGAGCAATGAATCGCTTGCGTGCTTCCTTGGGGTCGGCGTGTGCCGCCAGCCTGGCGCGGAGAGAAGGCGTGTCGATGGTCCCGGGGCAGATCGCGTTCACACGGATGTTTTCGCCAACGTAGTCCATTGCCATGCTGCGAGAGAGAGCAAGGACAGCACCCTTCGAAGCCGTATAAGCAGCACGGTCAACCACATTCCGGAGCACAGTGGCGGAAGAAGTATTAATGATCGTACCGCCACCCTGTTGTTTGAAGATGGGAATAACTGCATGGCACGTCAGGTACATGCTTTTGACGTTGACGGCCATCGCACGATCCCATTCTTCCTCAGTGGTCTGGTGGATCTTTCCGTGTGGAACAATTCCTGCGTTGTTAAAAAGGATGTCGATCCTACCCCAGAGCTTTATCACGCCGTCGACCAGGCGCTGGACATCGGACGACCGAGAAACATCGACAGCGAAGACTCTGCAAGTACCGCCATTCGAAGTGATTACGCTCGAGGTTTCGTCAGCAGCTTTCTGATTAAGATCCACGACGGCAACTCGCGCCCCTTCGCGTGCGAATAGGCTGGCGGAAGCGCCTCCGATACCCGCACCTGCTCCGGTGATGATCGCTACCTGGTCTTTCAGTTTCATAATCACCGCGCCGCCGCGCCGGTACCGCCTTCCTGGAACCCCATGCCCCCAGTAGGGACGAGCATGCCGCCATCTACAAGCAGCGCCGCTCCGGTAATAAACGAAGCCTGAGCACTGGCGAGAAAAACGATGGCGTTGGCAACTTCTTCCGGTTTCCCAATGCGACCTAGCACATGCATGCGGTTACAGGTCTCGATCACTTTGTCGGGATTCTGGTCGAGACTGGCAGCCCAACGCAACATTGGCGTGTCGATGGCTCCGGGGCAGACGCAGTTCGCGCGGATGTTGTTCTTCGCGAAGTCTAGTGAAAGGCAGCGTACTAGACCAAACAAGCCATGTTTAGCCGTGACGTACGCGGTGGAACCGCCGATTGCGGTGAATGTCTGAACCGACCCGAGGACGACGATGGATCCGCCCCCACTCTCGATAATGTGAGGCACAGCGAATTTCGATGCGTAGAAGGCACCGTTCAGGTTTGTATCCATTACTTCCGACCAGACGTCGGTGCTGGTTCCAATTGCGTCACCGTAGCGCTGAATGCCTGCGTTGCTTACCAGCACGTGAAGCCCACCGAAATCTTCGGCGACTTTCTCCATGATGGCTTCCACTTGCTGAGGGTCGGCCACGTTGCAGGGGTAGAATCTCGACCTCGGTATCCCTGCGGCGGTTTTCTGGCCGGCATCTGCGTTAACGTCGAGGATAGCAACGCTGGCGCCAGAAGCAGCGAACTCGCGCGCCGTGGCTTCACCGATTCCCATCGCGCCACCCGTGACGACTACAACCTGATTGTCGAAGCGTATGTTCATTCAGCCTCTACTTTCCCGCCGCACTTAGCGGTGGTTTCACCGGGTCCGAGACAATCCGCAAGGTAACAACGGAAAACGGCTTTACATTCACCTCGACGCTGCCATGCTCAGCTGTGAGCTTTGCGCGATTGTCTTCAAGAAGGTTACAGTCCCAGGCTTCACGGATACTAAAGAAAGGACTTGAAACCCGCACCTTGCCTGCATTCCCAGAGAGTTCCTGCAGCCGAAGAATGCTGCCGTTGCCGTCCTCGGCCAGTTTCCAGGTGACGACCCCGACGTTGGGATTGCTGATGTTCAGGAATGAACTGGCTGTCGCGGTGATAGGGCCCTGTTCGCGCGCGGGACCTGCCTGACCAAGTTCAAGAGGCGTCAGTTCCGACATCCCGTTGCGGGTGAGTTCGACGGGATCGAGTTTCTGCCCGCTGGTGACAGCATAGCGGAACGTCATATCGCCGCTCTGTTCGGGCATGAAATTGGTATTCCAGTAATTGTTCATGACCCAGGAGAAGATCGTTCCAGAGGTGGGCGCAAACTTTTCAGGCCAATTGCCGCGGACAATGTCACCAAATGCGACAAGTGGTGCGTCAATCGGGAAAACGGCTGCACCGAAGTCGACACCTTGGACCGAACTCCAGCGGGTAGCCGCAAACCATTCACGGCTGCCCCCAGGCAAGGTGTCCTTCGCCGGATTCACCCATGCTGTTTGGGTGTCATACAGAAACGTAGGATCAGCGACTGCAAATGGGAAGGCGAAATATGCGGCTTCCTTCGTCAGCACGCTTTCTTTCCGAATGCGGAAAGTGAATCCGATCTTCTTCTGCTGATCGAACAGAATGATCTCTGACTTGATAACGGGAGTATTTGGAGCCGTGGACTCCATCTCAATGACCGTCCCAAATGCTTCCTTTCGGACGGCAATTACCCGTCCGTTGCCTGCAGGATGAGTTTGCAGCTTCGGTGCATTCAGTCCCGCACCGTAACGATACAGGCTGTTGTTCGGAATATCGTCACCACCGGTGACGTAAAGGTAGGAGCCAAAGCGGTATGGACTGGATTGATCGACAATCTCCTTGCCGGTCTCCTTGTCGAAGATGCTCCTGATTGC
This window contains:
- a CDS encoding winged helix-turn-helix domain-containing protein — protein: MSRGTINNAGPFRFGESFELDIERHELRRYGQLVRLERIPLDILILLAEKRGEVVSREEMVASVWGAGTYLDTDNAINGAIRKIRQVLKDNPEEPKYIQTIPNKGYRFIAEIQPRVTTVEPKPEGPQEIQPNKVRSKWVPFAAAAVLVVVAMAAYFATSRSARRPEISDRKYMLAVLPFENLTGDPNQDYFTDGLTEEMISHLGNLDPEHLGVIARTSVMQYKNNRDGLSRVGQELGVDYVLEGSVRRESGKVRITAQLILMKDQTHIWARQYDRALTNILELENELANEVAQEITLTLIKKRDANSRAPRTMSPREYAAYDAYLRGRYFWNRRTVEGFQQAIQAFEEAVEKDPDYALAYVGLADTYALLSAFDIAPKSESMPKAREAAAKALALDDKLAEAHASMALIVQNYDWDWPKAEAEYKRAIELDPNYATAHHWYAEFLTLQSRFSEALDEIERARLLDPRSLIISSDRGAILYSARRYREAIQQFREVLQMEPNFRRARIIVFAYAAEGLTQDALREAAESQKVEDGPFTWALQAYAHGRAGQKSEAKRFLHKLEEERSRRYVNSSRLITANLGVGDYEQALKWCEQGLSERATVIPWLRVDPLYDPLRSDPRFHALLAKAGLE
- a CDS encoding DUF4185 domain-containing protein, coding for MSVHRFLSFVFILLIASAIPITAETCQPEFPFKNGWLGSDAAYSIPLNDGRSVWIFGDTLYGDKRIVVENEPRMVRNAIGISTCKGGKWDIEYVMRKNSSGQLIDFFQAKSPYWYWALDGFVKGEQLWVTLLCLRSVPNSGSFTLGFATCGTDLARVTGLEQDPQKWEVKIYPLVSDGVHAYPSATAVVDGDFVYIFALYEKGSRPMVLSRIPLSGLDKDPKASMQYLAKDGTWRAGFEPAKARHVMDKGNTEMTVRYHQGRKQWLAVMNDPQLETGNILLRTAPKLTGPWSDGQVIYTIPEMQKSHPSWDKDNFCYAGKEHPELREGNTILITYACNTRAVKKLETMPHIYFPKVVRLELPK
- a CDS encoding class I mannose-6-phosphate isomerase, with protein sequence MYDKFPYVQVSSRSSDCSVGWTAIAERLRPELWHPRVVVCVECYPGAFVDEIATALTRVLQPSLLIRAEQAYRTPEEMAPIVDHYLGDDPVFGRMNGLSLEDFLDGAKVREARCAIENQKSGVIVVIGTAAALVAAEYDVLIYTDMARWEIQRRQRHHLIDGLAAKNRKDRPSLQYKRTFFVDWRAADRLKKKLLPAHNYLLDTNDPNAPKLISGEAHRDGLRRTAHRPFRVVPYFDPGPWGGHWMEEVCGLPKDKPNHAWCFDCVPEENSLLLGFGDHRVEVPSINVVFSHPRELLGDPVHARFGTEFPIRFDFLDTMGGGNLSLQVHPLTEYIQDKFGMNYTQDESYYLLDAGSDGCVYLGLREQIDSVQMIAELEAAQEGGAPFDADKFINKFPAKKHDHFLIPAGTVHCSATNSMVLEISATPYIFTFKLWDWGRLGLDGRPRPIHLKHGAANIQWDRTTDWVSRNLVNRISPIAEGSGWREERTGLHEREFIETRRHWFTASAPHHTGGGVNVLNLVEGAEAVVESSTGTFEPFVVHYAETFIIPASVGEYTIKPHGPSVGKECGTIKAFVRTKA
- a CDS encoding ROK family protein codes for the protein MKALSIDLGGTHATCAVIQDKQIVASEVVDSDSGRGLGSVLPQFADTLRKLAKQTDMPLSQFAGVALSFCGMVNTKETRVTSTNQKYDDATAIDFCAWSQREFGLNFRIENDARMALLGEWYAGGAQGFDNVVMFTLGTGIGGAAMIEGRLLRGKHHQAGCLGGHFPALFNGRKCTCGAIGCAEAEAAGWSLPFVCRETPGFESSQLSKEPSLNFECVFRLAKAGDSVALAVRDRCIRVWSANTVAAIHAFDPEVVVYGGGVMRSADVILPAIQAYVNEHAWTPWGKVQVHAAQLGNNAGLLGAIPLLSEGHAVGVA
- a CDS encoding L-rhamnose/proton symporter RhaT, with the protein product MNESTIGLLILLVAGVTNASFSLPMKFTRRWAWENTWFVWSIYSLILLPPIIAFSTVSDVGGVYGKVGYGIVATVAAFGAGWGIAQVLFGLAIDAIGIALSFSIVLGLSAALGSLIPFIRLHPEKLLSSAGFTIITGVVLVVVGVAICAVAGRRREHAQAKDAATAGKPSFARGLAIAITSGICASFMNFGVAFGGPIIDAAANSGTKPVWAINAIWLPLMMAGSIPNIFYCVYLMRKNNTGKRFSEQGTGSYWGLAFIMAAFWFGSTLLYGISTGKLGELGAVLGWPLFMSLIVITASLLGILTGEWKGTGKTPLRIQIAGVAVLVLAVFVLAKASRMV
- a CDS encoding SDR family oxidoreductase; its protein translation is MKLKDQVAIITGAGAGIGGASASLFAREGARVAVVDLNQKAADETSSVITSNGGTCRVFAVDVSRSSDVQRLVDGVIKLWGRIDILFNNAGIVPHGKIHQTTEEEWDRAMAVNVKSMYLTCHAVIPIFKQQGGGTIINTSSATVLRNVVDRAAYTASKGAVLALSRSMAMDYVGENIRVNAICPGTIDTPSLRARLAAHADPKEARKRFIARQPMGRLGTAEEVAQAALYLASSEAAFVTGTALSIDGGFTL
- a CDS encoding SDR family oxidoreductase, producing MNIRFDNQVVVVTGGAMGIGEATAREFAASGASVAILDVNADAGQKTAAGIPRSRFYPCNVADPQQVEAIMEKVAEDFGGLHVLVSNAGIQRYGDAIGTSTDVWSEVMDTNLNGAFYASKFAVPHIIESGGGSIVVLGSVQTFTAIGGSTAYVTAKHGLFGLVRCLSLDFAKNNIRANCVCPGAIDTPMLRWAASLDQNPDKVIETCNRMHVLGRIGKPEEVANAIVFLASAQASFITGAALLVDGGMLVPTGGMGFQEGGTGAAAR